A region from the Rhinoderma darwinii isolate aRhiDar2 chromosome 2, aRhiDar2.hap1, whole genome shotgun sequence genome encodes:
- the ADORA3 gene encoding adenosine receptor A3 — protein sequence MANETTDLDHYSKAYIAVESVIGISAVLGNIMVIWAVKLNPSLQNTTFFFIVSLAFADLAVGILVMPLAIVISLGKHLHFYSCLFMCCLLIILTNASILSLLAISIDRYLRVKIPTRYKSVITPRRICISIWCVWIVSLVVGLVPMFGWNNRSKLKDEEKSYMKCEFLSVMSMDYMVYFNIFGWVFLPLLIMLALYIEIFYLIRKHLAKGTSNAKGKGIFYGKEYKTAKSLSLVLLLFALSWLPLSILNCLILFSPAIKYSSVFQPAIFIAILLSHANSAMNPIIYAFKIKKFKESYIQIIKAYILHRVILTDSSSGDHTLDEISQE from the exons ATGGCAAATGAAACAACAGATTTAGATCACTACAGCAAGGCATACATTGCCGTGGAGTCTGTGATTGGAATATCAGCTGTGTTGGGCAACATCATGGTCATCTGGGCAGTGAAACTAAACCCAAGCCTGCAGAATACAACTTTTTTCTTCATTGTGTCTCTTGCATTTGCAGACCTTGCTGTGGGCATCCTGGTTATGCCCCTGGCCATTGTAATTAGCCTgggtaaacatttacatttttactcCTGTTTGTTTATGTGCTGTCTATTGATCATTCTGACAAATGCCTCCATCCTGTCCCTGCTTGCAATATCCATTGACAGATACTTGAGAGTTAAAATACCCACAAG GTATAAATCTGTGATCACGCCTCGCAGAATTTGCATATCGATCTGGTGCGTCTGGATAGTGTCCCTCGTAGTGGGGTTGGTGCCAATGTTTGGATGGAATAATAGGTCTAAGTTAAAGGATGAAGAGAAAAGCTACATGAAGTGTGAATTCCTAAGTGTTATGAGCATGGATTACATGGTTTACTTCAATATTTTTGGATGGGTTTTTCTTCCCTTGCTGATTATGCTAGCTTTATATATTGAGATTTTCTACCTGATCCGGAAACATTTAGCAAAGGGTACATCAAATGCCAAAGGTAAAGGAATATTTTATGGCAAGGAGTACAAGACGGCAAAATCTCTATCTCTTGTTTTGTTGCTGTTTGCCCTTAGCTGGTTGCCATTGTCCATTCTTAATTGCCTTATCTTATTTAGCCCAGCTATAAAGTATTCCAGTGTGTTCCAACCAGCCATTTTTATTGCCATATTACTGTCTCATGCCAACTCTGCAATGAATCCGATCATCTATGCTTTCAAAATTAAAAAGTTTAAAGAAAGCTACATTCAGATAATAAAAGCATACATCTTACACAGAGTCATCTTGACTGACAGTTCAAGTGGTGACCATACGCTGGATGAAATATCTCAGGAATGA